The genome window ACCGACTTCATCCGCGTTCTGATTCCGGGCAAAAACGGCAAATCCGCTGGCGGCAAGGCACCGACCCTCGGCGTTGTCGGACGCCTCGGCGGAATCGGCGCTCGTCCGGACCGCCTCGGCTTCACGTCTGACGGCGACGGCGCCCTTTCAGCCGTTGCGATTGCGGCGAAGCTTTCCCGCATGCATGCGCTCGGCGACATCCTCGAGGGCGACGTCATCGTAACGACCCACATTTGCCCGAATGCGCCGACGCGCCCTCATGATCCCGTGCCGTTCATGGACTCTCCCGTCACGAGTGCTGAATGCAATGCGCATGAGGTTGATCCCGCCATGGATGCCGTCATTTCCATCGATACGACGAAAGGGAACCGCATCGTCAACCACCGCGGCATCGCCATTACGCCCACCGTGAGAGACGGCTGGATTCTGCGCGTGAGCGAGGATTTCCTATCGATTCTCGAAATCACAACTGGAAAGCTCCCCGTTGTTCTCCCGCTGACGCAGCAGGACATCACGCCCTACGGAAACGGCATTTATCACCTTAATTCCATTCTTCAGCCGAGCGTTGCGACCCGTGCGCCCGTCATCGGTCTCGCCATCACTGCGGTGAGTCAGGTGCCGGGGTGCGCCACGGGCGCCACGCACCTTGAAGACATCTCCGACGCCGTGAGCTTCACGCTGGAAGCCGCCAAAGCCTACGTCTCCGGAAAGGCTCATTTCTGCGATGAAGCGGAATTCATGCGGCTTCAGAGCCTCTACGGCTCAATGTCACATCTGCGCACCTTTGGAGAACAAAAATGACATGGACCATCTGGATGGCCGCGATCGTCACGCTCATTACGATCGCCGCGCTCCTCAAACGCATTGAAACAAGGCTTGTGCTCTTCACCTCCGGCCTGGTCATGGCGCTTTTATCCGGCGCTCCGCAGGTTGCGCTCAAGGCCTTCATCGCGAACATGACGAACGGAAGCCTCATCACCGCGATCTGTTCGTCTCTCGGCTTCGCCGCCGTCATCGCCATCACGCGATGCGACGTGCATTTTGTTTCGCTCATGGTGAAGCCTCTCGGGAAGCTCGGTCTTTTCCTGCTTCCCTTCTGCATGTTCATTGCTTCCTGCGTAGCCGTGGCAATCCCGTCGGCTGCCGGGTGCGCGGCTGCGCTCGGGCCCACCATGATTCCGCTCATGGTCCGGGCGGGATTCAAGCCCGCCATTGCCGGCGCCGCCATCATCGGCTCCATCATTCCGTCTGCCATGAGTCCGGGATCGAG of Sutterella faecalis contains these proteins:
- a CDS encoding DUF1177 domain-containing protein; amino-acid sequence: MSFSIIAEALDLLDDPQANGARTAEFLKTYGAEAVAIETCRGEKGSTDFIRVLIPGKNGKSAGGKAPTLGVVGRLGGIGARPDRLGFTSDGDGALSAVAIAAKLSRMHALGDILEGDVIVTTHICPNAPTRPHDPVPFMDSPVTSAECNAHEVDPAMDAVISIDTTKGNRIVNHRGIAITPTVRDGWILRVSEDFLSILEITTGKLPVVLPLTQQDITPYGNGIYHLNSILQPSVATRAPVIGLAITAVSQVPGCATGATHLEDISDAVSFTLEAAKAYVSGKAHFCDEAEFMRLQSLYGSMSHLRTFGEQK